One genomic window of Candidatus Rokuibacteriota bacterium includes the following:
- a CDS encoding sigma-54-dependent Fis family transcriptional regulator — protein sequence VARAIHRQGPRRDKPFLPVNPAAISETLMESELFGHEKGAFTGAHQRKLGKFELAHGGTLFLDEIASLKPELQAKLLRVLQEREIERVGGTRSIRIDVRIIAATNVDLKKAVSSQTFRDDLYYRLSVVPITVPPLRERREHSPLLVDHFIRRYDHEFKKHIEGVAPDALAALQEYPWPGNVRELQNIIERSVALVEGPLVQLKDLPLDLLLPDHRARAREAEALPLKKACEQFERQIVLRVLERARWNQSEAARLLGLHRNTLKVKLAKWKVRSPQGDR from the coding sequence GTGGCGCGGGCGATCCACCGCCAGGGGCCGCGGCGGGACAAACCCTTCCTCCCCGTCAACCCGGCCGCCATCTCGGAGACCCTGATGGAGTCGGAGCTGTTCGGCCACGAGAAGGGGGCCTTCACGGGCGCCCATCAGCGCAAGCTCGGGAAGTTCGAGCTGGCCCACGGCGGCACCCTCTTCCTCGACGAGATCGCATCGCTGAAGCCGGAGCTCCAGGCCAAGCTCCTGCGCGTGCTCCAGGAGCGGGAGATCGAGCGGGTGGGCGGCACCCGCAGCATCAGGATCGACGTCCGGATCATCGCGGCGACCAACGTCGACCTCAAGAAGGCCGTCAGCAGCCAGACGTTCCGGGACGACCTCTACTACCGGCTCAGCGTCGTGCCGATCACCGTCCCGCCGCTCCGCGAGCGGCGGGAACACAGTCCGCTCCTCGTGGACCACTTCATCCGGCGGTACGACCACGAGTTCAAGAAGCACATCGAGGGTGTGGCTCCCGACGCGCTGGCGGCACTCCAGGAATACCCGTGGCCGGGGAACGTGCGCGAGCTCCAAAACATCATCGAGCGGTCCGTCGCCCTCGTCGAGGGCCCCCTGGTCCAGCTGAAGGACCTCCCACTCGACCTGTTGCTTCCCGACCACCGGGCGCGCGCCCGCGAGGCCGAGGCGCTCCCGCTCAAGAAAGCGTGCGAGCAGTTCGAGCGCCAGATCGTCCTCCGCGTCCTCGAGCGCGCCCGCTGGAACCAGAGCGAAGCGGCCAGGCTCCTGGGTCTCCACCGCAACACCCTCAAGGTCAAGCTCGCGAAGTGGAAGGTCCGGTCCCCGCAGGGCGACCGCTAG
- a CDS encoding ABC transporter substrate-binding protein, with product MNLCSRRGNVGRRGGLGLPFRFLIALLCLLSAGWTLAWAQERGQARERPANGGVYRRPIGHDPATLDPARIRDIYGLSVSQQLFDGLVQFDHTLSITPALAQFWKASRDGLTWTFTLRKGVKFHHGREVTAEDVVYSYTRILDPRVKSGAADLFSNIKGAQEFRDGRAKDVAGLIAVDRYTVQVTLNEAFAPFASVLAVGHAKIVPTDVVEREGEAFGSHPIGTGPFKFVRWERGKEIVLAANHEYFDGPPKLSRVVYRIFAGDQWDAAYEEFQRGNLEDTPIPTRDYRRIVAGSNHLYVKRPMFSIRHLGFNTRVRPLDDRRVRQALIYAVDREALIQEVSLGRFAVARGILPPGTQGFNPALKGYPYDPQRARELLDQAGYPGGRGLPAIPVWSSVKRDEIVQELEQIRKYWERVGIQAEIHYLTDWPTYLKNLGEKKFPVFLHAWYADVPDPDNFLFKLFHSRSPRNFFAYVNPVVDELLVQARTTGDPQRRADLYRKAEQLTLDDAPILPILHHTYERLFQPYVRSVEVNGLGDPYIPLRKIWLEGRR from the coding sequence ATGAACTTGTGTAGTCGCCGCGGTAACGTGGGACGGAGGGGGGGCCTCGGTCTCCCCTTCCGCTTTCTCATCGCCCTGCTTTGCCTGCTGAGCGCGGGGTGGACCCTGGCTTGGGCCCAGGAGCGAGGACAAGCCAGGGAGCGTCCCGCCAATGGCGGGGTCTACCGCCGACCTATCGGTCACGATCCCGCGACACTCGACCCGGCGCGAATTCGCGACATCTACGGGCTCTCAGTCTCGCAGCAGCTCTTCGACGGCCTTGTCCAGTTTGACCACACCCTGTCGATCACCCCTGCCCTCGCCCAGTTCTGGAAGGCCTCCCGCGACGGCCTCACCTGGACCTTCACGCTCAGAAAAGGCGTCAAGTTCCACCACGGGCGCGAGGTCACCGCCGAGGACGTCGTTTACTCTTACACGCGAATCCTGGACCCCAGGGTGAAATCGGGAGCGGCGGACCTCTTCAGCAACATCAAGGGGGCGCAGGAGTTCAGGGACGGCAGGGCGAAGGATGTCGCAGGCCTCATTGCCGTGGACCGATACACGGTCCAGGTGACCCTCAACGAGGCGTTCGCGCCGTTCGCGTCCGTGCTTGCGGTGGGCCACGCCAAAATCGTCCCCACAGACGTCGTGGAGCGCGAGGGCGAGGCCTTCGGGTCCCACCCCATCGGCACGGGCCCCTTCAAGTTTGTCCGCTGGGAGCGCGGGAAGGAGATCGTTCTGGCCGCAAACCATGAGTACTTCGACGGCCCCCCCAAACTCTCCCGTGTCGTCTATCGGATCTTCGCAGGGGACCAGTGGGACGCCGCCTATGAGGAGTTCCAGCGGGGGAACCTGGAGGACACCCCTATTCCCACGCGGGACTACCGGCGGATCGTCGCGGGCAGCAACCACCTTTACGTCAAGCGCCCGATGTTCAGCATCAGGCATCTGGGATTCAACACGCGGGTCAGGCCTTTGGACGACCGGCGGGTTCGCCAGGCGCTCATCTACGCGGTCGACCGGGAGGCGTTGATCCAAGAAGTGTCGCTGGGACGGTTCGCGGTGGCACGCGGCATTCTCCCTCCGGGCACTCAGGGGTTCAACCCAGCGCTCAAGGGGTACCCGTATGATCCGCAGCGGGCACGCGAACTGCTCGACCAGGCCGGATACCCCGGCGGGCGTGGTCTGCCCGCGATCCCTGTCTGGTCCAGCGTGAAGCGCGACGAGATCGTGCAGGAACTGGAGCAAATCAGGAAGTACTGGGAGAGAGTGGGCATCCAGGCTGAGATCCACTACCTCACCGACTGGCCGACGTATCTGAAGAATCTAGGTGAGAAGAAATTCCCCGTGTTCCTGCATGCCTGGTACGCCGACGTTCCAGACCCGGATAACTTTCTCTTCAAGCTGTTCCACTCCCGAAGCCCGCGCAACTTCTTCGCTTACGTGAACCCCGTGGTGGATGAGCTGCTGGTTCAGGCTCGGACCACGGGCGACCCCCAGCGGCGAGCGGATCTCTACCGGAAAGCAGAGCAGTTAACTCTTGACGACGCTCCCATCCTGCCGATCCTACATCACACGTACGAGCGGCTCTTCCAGCCGTACGTCAGGAGCGTCGAGGTGAACGGGCTCGGCGACCCCTACATCCCCTTGCGCAAGATCTGGCTCGAGGGTCGCCGGTGA
- a CDS encoding HAMP domain-containing protein: MNPVRIGPRFVSLQAKFLWGTVLVLFLVMAVVFAVVEHRQRAAIIEEVERRGEVIARNLAAISTGYLLLYNFTALEQNVTRVASEEDVVYATILDADGKVAAHSRHPELVGLSLKDSADEMAAETAEPLVQETVLADTGEAIYDFAVPIHVERQKWGTARVGLSKQRMQAQISQTRWELGALTVVILALGGLASALVARRIARPVRQLAEGAAAISRGELNQRIEPLTSDEIGHLAIAFNHMATQLFQQRTALEAAHAELGHRFEELVDLKSYTDSVLSSITSGIITLDLDGRVVTLNPAAELMTGLFAAEARGRYCTEVLADTHEVAEILMETLASRIGTPTTSLTLTRRNGTSLPIEMSTAPLKGIEGKDLGVVGVIRDLTPVRELEDQLRRSDRLAALGTLAAGLAHEIKNPLASLRTFTGLVSRKFEDEHFRRTFERVVPRELERINGIVEQLLQLTRPAQLSFGPVRLPALLNRALDLYANQIETKRIAVEREYARDLPPIQADEEHLYQALVNLVANALDAMGPGGRLRLRAGWSEGRDPSLPARRWALSRRARVEIEDTGRGIAAADADKVFTPFFTTKAGGTGLGLALTHKIIEDHGGTISFRSAPGAGTTFRILLPLTPPNRLRETSRDDS, encoded by the coding sequence ATGAATCCCGTTCGGATCGGCCCCAGGTTCGTCTCGCTCCAGGCCAAGTTCCTCTGGGGGACGGTCCTCGTGCTCTTCCTGGTCATGGCCGTGGTCTTCGCCGTGGTGGAGCACCGCCAGCGCGCCGCCATCATCGAGGAGGTCGAGCGGCGGGGCGAGGTGATCGCGAGGAACCTGGCCGCCATTTCGACCGGATACTTGCTCCTGTATAACTTCACCGCGCTGGAGCAGAACGTCACCCGCGTCGCCTCGGAGGAGGACGTCGTCTACGCCACCATCCTGGACGCTGACGGGAAGGTCGCCGCGCACAGCCGCCACCCCGAGCTGGTCGGGCTCTCCCTCAAGGACAGCGCGGACGAAATGGCCGCTGAGACCGCCGAGCCGCTGGTCCAGGAGACCGTGCTCGCGGACACGGGCGAAGCAATTTACGACTTCGCCGTTCCGATCCACGTCGAGCGCCAGAAGTGGGGGACGGCTCGGGTCGGACTCTCCAAGCAGCGGATGCAGGCCCAGATCAGCCAGACCCGCTGGGAGCTGGGGGCGCTGACCGTGGTGATCCTGGCCCTCGGCGGCTTGGCGTCAGCCCTGGTCGCGCGCCGGATCGCGCGCCCCGTGCGCCAGTTGGCCGAGGGCGCGGCTGCCATTTCCCGCGGCGAACTGAACCAGCGGATCGAACCCCTCACGTCCGACGAGATCGGTCACCTCGCCATCGCGTTCAACCACATGGCCACCCAGCTCTTCCAGCAGCGGACCGCCCTCGAGGCAGCGCACGCGGAGCTGGGCCATCGCTTCGAAGAGCTGGTGGACCTGAAAAGCTACACGGACAGCGTGCTGAGCAGCATCACGAGCGGGATCATCACCCTGGACCTGGACGGGCGCGTCGTCACCCTCAACCCGGCCGCCGAGCTGATGACCGGGCTCTTCGCGGCCGAGGCCAGGGGACGCTACTGCACCGAAGTCCTCGCCGACACGCACGAGGTTGCTGAGATCCTGATGGAGACCCTCGCCAGCCGCATCGGGACGCCCACCACATCGCTGACGCTGACGCGGCGAAACGGGACCTCACTCCCCATCGAGATGAGCACGGCCCCGCTCAAGGGCATCGAGGGCAAGGACCTCGGCGTCGTCGGCGTGATCAGGGACCTCACCCCGGTCCGGGAGCTGGAGGACCAGCTCCGGCGCTCCGACCGGCTCGCCGCGCTTGGCACGCTGGCCGCCGGCCTCGCCCACGAGATCAAAAACCCCCTGGCCTCGCTCCGGACCTTCACCGGGCTCGTCTCGCGAAAGTTCGAAGACGAGCACTTCCGGCGGACGTTCGAGCGCGTCGTCCCGCGCGAGCTCGAGCGGATCAACGGAATCGTCGAGCAGCTCCTCCAGCTCACCCGGCCGGCGCAGCTCAGCTTCGGCCCGGTCCGGCTCCCGGCGCTCCTGAACCGGGCCCTGGACCTCTACGCCAACCAGATCGAGACGAAGCGGATCGCCGTCGAGCGGGAGTACGCCCGGGACCTCCCGCCCATCCAGGCCGACGAGGAGCACCTCTACCAGGCGCTCGTGAACCTGGTCGCCAACGCGCTCGACGCCATGGGCCCGGGAGGCAGGCTGAGGCTGCGCGCCGGCTGGAGCGAAGGGCGGGATCCGTCCCTGCCTGCCCGGCGGTGGGCCCTGAGCCGGCGGGCCAGGGTGGAGATCGAAGACACGGGCCGGGGCATCGCCGCCGCCGACGCCGATAAGGTGTTCACCCCGTTCTTCACGACGAAGGCAGGCGGCACGGGGCTCGGGCTCGCCCTCACCCACAAGATCATCGAGGACCACGGGGGAACCATCAGCTTTCGGAGCGCGCCGGGCGCGGGGACGACCTTCAGAATCCTGCTCCCGCTGACGCCGCCGAACCGGCTTCGGGAGACGAGCCGCGATGATTCCTAA